The sequence CGGATGTTCCCCCAGGGGTTGAAGTTCGCTTTTTACCACACGGTGAATCCTTGCGTGACCACATCGCTGATGTTCATATTTTATTTGGACACCTTAGCGAGGATGCGATGCAAGAAGCAATGGCATTGCGTTGGGTGCACCAACCCCATGCAGGGGTTGAAGGATTTATGTATCCCGCATTCAAAGCGAGCGAGGTCATACTCACCAACTGTCGAGGCTTGTATGGCACACAAATCGCCGAGCACGCCTTTGCCTTGCTTTTATCCATAACGCGTCGGATTCCCGATCAATTGGAATTTATGAAGACGAAGCATTGGGAACGCGTTTCGTGTGTTGAACTAGCAGGCATGACGATGGGGATTCTCGGACTCGGTGGCATCGGACGGGCGATCGCCGCACGCGCACAGGCGTTTGAATTTAATGTTATTGCGGCTGATGTAGAACCGATTGATAAACCCGATCTCGTCTCAGAACTTTACAGTTTAGAGGGATTGATGGCGTTCTTGGCGAAATCGAACATTGTCATGGTGTGTTGTCCAAGTACCCCCGAAACGCATAAACTCCTATCGGATGCGCAATTTAATCAGATGCCCGATGCGAGTTACCTCGTAAATGTCAGTCGTGGCAAGATTATTGACGAAACCGCATTGCTAACCGCACTTCAGAACGGGAAATTAGCTGGGGCAGGACTGGATGTAACGTATACGGAACCCTGTCCACCGGAAAGCCCGTTGTGGGAGCAACAGAACGTGATTCTGACCTCACACAGTGCGGGGTCCTCGCAGCACATCCGGAGACGTGCCATGCAACTTTTTATAGACAATCTACACCGTTACGTGAAAGGTGAGCCTTTAATCAACGTCGTTGACAAGCAGAAGGGATATTAAATTAGTCCAAGTTGCTATCTGATATGTCTTAAAGCGTTTAACCACAGATTTTTCGAGGAAAAGCATCTTCTCATACCCCATAGGGGTATTATATCTATAGAAAAACATAGAACGGAGGAAAAATGAGCCAGAAAACGTATCGTGCCGCAGCAATCGGGCATACAGGTGCCGGCAACTTTGGGCATGGACTCCACACCCCATATAAAAATATAGAGAACGTTGAATTTATCGCTGTTTCGGATCCGAACGAAGAGGGTCGGGAAAAGGCAGCCGCGGAGGCAGGTGCCTTGCGAAGTTACGCCGATTATCGGGATATGCTTGAGAAAGAGGATCTTGATATTGTGAGCGTCTGTCCCCGTTGGACCTCAGATCACGTTGCTATGATAACTGCGTGTCTTGAAGCAGGCTGCAGCGTCTACAGTGAGAAGCCGATGACGAGTACACTCGCCGATGGTGATATAATCGTTGAAACAGCAAAAGCACACGGATTAAAGGTTGCTGTGGCGCACCAAGCGGTCTATCTACCGGCAACACATGCGATTAAAAAGATGCTCGACGACGGGAAAATCGGCACAATCCAAGCCATCCACGCTAGCGGTAAACAGGATCATCGCGGGGGTGGTGAGGATATGATTGTTCTCGGCACCCACACGTTTAATATGATGCGTTTCTTCGTCGGTGATGTCGCGTGGATGCAGTCCCACGTTACCACAAACGGAAAAGAAGTGGCGTCTGGTGGCGACCACGAACCGACGGAACCTGTTGGACCCGTCGCGGGTGATTGCATCAACAGTTACTTCGCTTTCAAAAGCGGTGTCTCTGGCTTTTTTGAATCCCGGAGAGATCAGGCTGGCTCCGGCAGATACGGCATGGAGATTGTCGGTAGCGAAGGCATTTTCTCGCTCCGTGGTGATGTTGCAAACCGACTCATGGTCTATCCATATCCGGTACTGCTCCCTTCAAATCCGGGTCAGGAGTGGGAGGCAATCGACTTGGACCAGACACCTTTCTCCAGTGGAAATGAACTCGCCATTCGTGATCTGATTGATGCGATTGAGAACGACCGGAAACCGATATCTGCAGCCGAAGACGCCGTCGCCGCCTTGGAAATGATCCTCGGTGCCTACGAATCTCAACTGTCAGGACAGCGGGTCTCCTTCCCAGTCGCAAACCGTGAGCATCCTTTGAGCAGATAACGTGTGCCTCTTCGCTGGCGGGGTTTGTAACCCCGCCAATACCTTCCTATACCGGTATTACCTTCCGAACACCATTTTCATAACGCACCTGATAGTCGGAATCCGGTACATCCATTGCGCGGACAGCCAACTCACCGAACGTAATCAATGGCTCGGAAAGCAGAAGCAGTTCATCGAGTGATTCGGTCGGTGTCTTATCCGTTGTATCCAACACAATCTTACGTCCTTTTTGTGTAAACAGAGATCTGTCAATTTCCTCCTGAAAAAGGCGGTTGAGCGTTGGGATATCGGCTTCCTTGATAATCTGATATTCGTGTGGATCTGTTGCCATCCGTTCCTTAATCGCCTCATCGCTGGCGGTGACATGGATCATCACGACATCTGGTAGGCGTGCTTCAATCACCTGTGTTTCGTAGCCGCGCTGTGCATTGATGTGATATTTCGAGTAGTATGGGCTTTCTGGGTCCTCTCCATAGAAGGATGAGTAAACAAGTTCCTCGATATGCCACCCTGCGATGAGAGTATTTGGATAGTTTCTAATCACTTCTACATGATACTGAAGCTGCATCCGCTGCATCCGTTCCTTCACATCGTCTGGGAAATTTACATACGCCGCCCTCGATTCTGGACTGAGCGATGAGTCGGGGATAGTGAAGTGATCATCGACGTGGACGGTCAATTTCCGATGCCGATAATAGTCGGTCATCAGGTCTACCAGTGTCGATTTTCCAGCATATTCGATCCCCACAAAAATACATCTCATAAACAATACCTCGCTATAGTTTCATAAATAGATAATCTTCTACATCTCCTGTCCTTGTACTTATCACGAAACAGAAAAAGTGTCAAAGATTATTCCTGTTGCTGATCCCTTGACAATGGCACATCTGCAAGGTATAATAATCATAACCTGGAGGATTTTAAGTTAGGAGATCCACATGACAAAAATTCAGACCGTCGAAATCTACGATTCAGAATACGAGACAACCTATACTGCCCACATCCAAAGAAACGGCGACGGATGGATAGGGTGGATACAGGAACATCCGAAAGTGAAATGTGAAGAGCACACGAAGGAAACTTTGCTGGAAACTCTTGAAAATACGCTTTATGAAACTTTAGAAGCCGACTGGGAAACTTGGGATAAGCAGATCGAGGAAGACATAAAATCCGGTAGATTTGATAGGCTTCGCGAGGAAACTCTTGAGGATTTACGGGCAGGTAGGTGCAAAGATTTATAAAATTTACTTCACAGATTACATACCATGATAACAATCGGTAACCTCAACATTCCAAATTTCCCACTCTTGCTCGCACCGATGGAAGATGTAAGCGATCCACCGTTCCGTGCCGTCTGCAAAGAGAACGGGGCGGATCTCATGTACACGGAATTCATCTCCTCCGAGGCACTCATCCGAGATGCCGCACCGAGTGTCGCAAAATTAGACATTTTTGAAGTCGAAAGACCGATTGGGATCCAAATTTTTGGGCACAATATCGATTCCATGCGCGCTTCTATCGAAATCACGGAGAAGGTCCGACCCGATATCATTGACATTAACTATGGGTGTCCCGTTA is a genomic window of Candidatus Poribacteria bacterium containing:
- a CDS encoding D-2-hydroxyacid dehydrogenase yields the protein MDNTKVLIGSRQESEIEAMLSDVPPGVEVRFLPHGESLRDHIADVHILFGHLSEDAMQEAMALRWVHQPHAGVEGFMYPAFKASEVILTNCRGLYGTQIAEHAFALLLSITRRIPDQLEFMKTKHWERVSCVELAGMTMGILGLGGIGRAIAARAQAFEFNVIAADVEPIDKPDLVSELYSLEGLMAFLAKSNIVMVCCPSTPETHKLLSDAQFNQMPDASYLVNVSRGKIIDETALLTALQNGKLAGAGLDVTYTEPCPPESPLWEQQNVILTSHSAGSSQHIRRRAMQLFIDNLHRYVKGEPLINVVDKQKGY
- a CDS encoding Gfo/Idh/MocA family oxidoreductase, coding for MSQKTYRAAAIGHTGAGNFGHGLHTPYKNIENVEFIAVSDPNEEGREKAAAEAGALRSYADYRDMLEKEDLDIVSVCPRWTSDHVAMITACLEAGCSVYSEKPMTSTLADGDIIVETAKAHGLKVAVAHQAVYLPATHAIKKMLDDGKIGTIQAIHASGKQDHRGGGEDMIVLGTHTFNMMRFFVGDVAWMQSHVTTNGKEVASGGDHEPTEPVGPVAGDCINSYFAFKSGVSGFFESRRDQAGSGRYGMEIVGSEGIFSLRGDVANRLMVYPYPVLLPSNPGQEWEAIDLDQTPFSSGNELAIRDLIDAIENDRKPISAAEDAVAALEMILGAYESQLSGQRVSFPVANREHPLSR